A section of the Streptomyces sp. V3I8 genome encodes:
- a CDS encoding tetratricopeptide repeat protein produces MNTTYYDHGTAAERWERARMFFDAKDYAASARVLDTLVEEVPQETGPRLLLARAYYHSAQLGRAEAQLRILVERDPVEHYARLMLGRTLQRQGRAEEAEPHLRLAAALAGDFASL; encoded by the coding sequence GTGAACACGACGTACTACGACCACGGGACGGCCGCGGAGCGCTGGGAGCGCGCCCGGATGTTCTTCGACGCCAAGGACTACGCCGCTTCGGCGCGCGTCCTCGACACGCTGGTCGAGGAGGTGCCGCAGGAGACGGGGCCCCGCCTGCTGCTGGCCCGCGCGTACTACCACTCGGCCCAACTGGGCCGCGCGGAGGCGCAGTTGCGCATACTCGTCGAGCGCGACCCCGTGGAGCACTACGCCCGCCTGATGCTCGGCCGCACGCTCCAGCGGCAGGGCCGGGCCGAGGAGGCCGAGCCGCACCTGCGCCTGGCCGCCGCCCTCGCGGGGGACTTCGCCTCGCTGTAG
- a CDS encoding pirin family protein has protein sequence MSNLDREAVPSLCGGRGFVVAEPVRELLSPRRVKLGESSEVRRLLPNLGRRMVGAWCFVDHYGPDDIAEEPGMQVPPHPHIGLQTVSWLHEGEVLHRDSTGSLQTIRPRELGLMTSGRAISHSEESPKSYARFLHGAQLWVALPDSDRHTEPRFEHHSGLPVVTAPGVRATVVLGGVDGAVSPGTTFTPIVGADLALDRGADVRLPLEPDFEYAVLSMSGEAHVDGVPLLPGSMLYLGCGRAELPLRAESDAGLMLLGGEPFDEELVMWWNFIGRSGQDIEQARSDWMNSSRFGEVKGYDGDRLSAPALPPGPLKPRGRVR, from the coding sequence ATGAGCAATCTTGATCGCGAGGCCGTTCCCTCGCTGTGCGGCGGCCGGGGCTTCGTGGTGGCGGAACCGGTGCGTGAACTCCTCAGTCCCCGCCGGGTCAAGCTCGGCGAGTCCAGCGAGGTCCGGCGACTGCTGCCCAACCTCGGCCGGCGCATGGTGGGCGCCTGGTGCTTCGTCGATCACTACGGCCCCGACGACATCGCCGAAGAGCCCGGCATGCAGGTCCCGCCGCACCCGCACATCGGTCTGCAGACCGTCAGCTGGCTGCACGAGGGAGAGGTGCTGCACCGCGACTCCACGGGCAGCCTGCAGACGATCCGCCCCCGTGAGCTGGGGCTCATGACCTCCGGCCGGGCCATCAGCCACTCGGAGGAGAGCCCGAAGTCGTACGCCCGCTTCCTGCACGGCGCGCAGCTGTGGGTCGCCCTGCCCGACAGCGACCGGCACACCGAGCCGCGGTTCGAGCACCACAGCGGGCTGCCCGTCGTGACCGCTCCCGGCGTGCGGGCCACCGTCGTGCTGGGCGGTGTCGACGGGGCGGTCTCGCCCGGCACGACGTTCACGCCGATCGTCGGGGCCGACCTGGCGCTCGACCGCGGCGCCGACGTACGGCTGCCGCTGGAGCCGGACTTCGAGTACGCCGTACTGTCCATGTCCGGCGAGGCCCACGTGGACGGGGTGCCGCTGCTGCCCGGTTCGATGCTCTACCTGGGCTGCGGACGGGCCGAGCTGCCCCTTCGGGCCGAGTCCGACGCGGGGCTCATGCTGCTCGGCGGCGAGCCGTTCGACGAGGAACTGGTGATGTGGTGGAACTTCATCGGGCGGTCCGGTCAGGACATCGAACAGGCCCGTTCGGACTGGATGAACAGCTCGCGCTTCGGTGAGGTGAAGGGCTACGACGGGGACCGGCTCTCTGCGCCTGCCCTGCCGCCCGGGCCGCTGAAACCGCGGGGACGGGTGCGCTGA
- a CDS encoding PepSY domain-containing protein has product MSLASTTETDGSPQPVTPAPAPAPGRGGWAPLRPLVLRLHFYAGVLVAPFLLVAATTGFLYAASFQAEKILYSHETTVPAGDEKLPISEQVAAARKAHPEGTVSAVRPSPQDDETTRVMLSGVDGIAGTHTLAVFVDPYTAEVRGALEQYGSTGALPLRTWIDEFHANLKLGDDGRLYSELAASWLWVIAGGGLVLWFGRRRTQRRVRGTSGRRRTLGLHGSVGVWAAAGFFFLSATGLTWSTYAGANIDELRTSLRQATPAVSAAAGGEHSGHGSGSGSAEGGVGHGVGLDKVLASARAKGLGDPVEIVPPADDSSAYVVAQVQRSWPTKQDSVAVDPATGEVTDTVRFADYPVLAKLTRWGIDAHTGVLFGLANQLVLMALALGLILLILWGYRMWWQRGRASAFGRPIPRGAWQQVPAHVLVPLMAGIAVLGYFVPLLGISLAAFVAVDVVLGEIAYRRGRRTYGPAKPAGPTESAGPTESAGPTEPAGPTEPAGPVGDSAGESVK; this is encoded by the coding sequence ATGTCCCTCGCATCCACGACCGAGACGGACGGGTCCCCGCAACCCGTCACCCCCGCCCCCGCTCCCGCTCCCGGACGCGGCGGCTGGGCACCGCTGCGCCCGCTGGTCCTGCGGCTGCACTTCTACGCCGGAGTGCTCGTCGCCCCGTTCCTGCTGGTCGCCGCCACCACCGGCTTCCTGTACGCGGCGTCGTTCCAGGCCGAGAAGATCCTCTATTCGCACGAGACGACCGTTCCCGCCGGCGACGAGAAGCTGCCGATCTCGGAGCAGGTCGCCGCCGCCCGCAAGGCCCACCCGGAGGGAACGGTCTCCGCCGTCCGTCCCTCGCCCCAGGACGACGAGACCACCAGGGTGATGCTGTCCGGCGTGGACGGCATCGCCGGGACCCACACCCTCGCCGTGTTCGTCGACCCGTACACCGCCGAGGTGCGCGGGGCGCTCGAACAGTACGGATCGACCGGCGCCCTGCCGCTGCGCACCTGGATCGACGAGTTCCACGCGAACCTGAAACTCGGTGACGACGGCCGCCTCTACAGCGAGCTGGCCGCCAGCTGGCTGTGGGTGATCGCGGGCGGCGGTCTGGTCCTCTGGTTCGGCCGCCGTCGTACGCAGCGCAGGGTACGCGGCACCAGCGGCCGCCGGCGCACCCTGGGCCTGCACGGCTCGGTCGGCGTCTGGGCCGCGGCCGGCTTCTTCTTCCTCTCCGCGACCGGCCTGACCTGGTCGACGTACGCCGGAGCCAACATCGACGAGCTGCGCACCTCGCTGCGCCAGGCGACCCCGGCGGTGTCGGCCGCCGCGGGCGGCGAGCACTCCGGCCACGGCTCCGGCTCCGGCTCCGCCGAGGGCGGCGTCGGACACGGCGTCGGCCTCGACAAGGTACTGGCGTCCGCGCGCGCGAAGGGCCTGGGCGACCCGGTGGAGATCGTGCCGCCCGCCGACGACTCGTCGGCCTACGTCGTCGCCCAGGTCCAGCGCAGCTGGCCCACCAAGCAGGACTCGGTCGCGGTCGACCCGGCCACCGGCGAGGTGACCGACACGGTGCGCTTCGCCGACTACCCGGTGCTGGCGAAGCTCACCCGCTGGGGCATCGACGCGCACACCGGCGTCCTCTTCGGCCTCGCCAACCAGCTCGTGCTGATGGCTCTCGCCCTCGGGCTGATCCTGCTCATCCTGTGGGGCTACCGCATGTGGTGGCAGCGGGGCCGCGCCTCGGCCTTCGGCCGTCCGATCCCGCGCGGCGCCTGGCAGCAGGTGCCCGCGCACGTCCTCGTCCCGCTGATGGCGGGCATCGCCGTCCTCGGGTACTTCGTGCCGCTCCTCGGCATCTCCCTGGCGGCCTTCGTCGCGGTGGACGTGGTCCTGGGCGAGATCGCCTACCGGCGCGGCAGGCGGACCTACGGGCCGGCCAAGCCGGCGGGGCCCACCGAGTCGGCCGGGCCCACCGAGTCGGCCGGGCCCACCGAGCCCGCCGGGCCCACCGAGCCCGCCGGGCCGGTAGGCGATTCCGCCGGGGAATCCGTGAAGTAG
- the trxA gene encoding thioredoxin has protein sequence MSTTATHRSREEGMNAMSSTVELTKENFDRTVTDNEFVLIDFWASWCGPCRQFAPVYEKAAQANSDLVFAKVDTEAQPELAAAFDIQSIPTLMIIRDQVAIFAQPGALPEAALEDVIGQARKLDMDEVRKSVAEEQAKQR, from the coding sequence TTGTCCACGACGGCCACGCACCGATCCCGGGAAGAGGGAATGAACGCCATGAGCAGCACCGTGGAGCTGACCAAGGAGAACTTCGACCGGACGGTCACGGACAACGAATTCGTCCTGATCGACTTCTGGGCGTCCTGGTGCGGTCCGTGCCGGCAGTTCGCCCCGGTCTACGAGAAGGCGGCGCAGGCCAATTCCGACCTGGTCTTCGCCAAGGTGGACACGGAGGCGCAGCCGGAACTGGCGGCGGCCTTCGACATCCAGTCGATCCCGACGCTGATGATCATCCGCGACCAGGTGGCGATCTTCGCCCAGCCGGGCGCGCTGCCCGAGGCCGCCCTGGAGGACGTCATCGGCCAGGCCCGGAAGCTGGACATGGACGAGGTCCGCAAGTCGGTCGCGGAGGAGCAGGCCAAGCAGCGGTAA
- a CDS encoding TIGR02452 family protein, whose protein sequence is MSARLRGIARRTEEIVAAGSYRAPDGREVPVAAAVAAAREGTRMYGPEPLAGSGGLSRPAPADTSFEVTGESSLEAARRLTGPVAVLNFASARNPGGGYLNGAQAQEEALCRASALYTCVLGVREFYDHHRTHRDPFYTDRVIHSPAVPVFRDDRGAFLDEPYTAGFLTAAAPNAGVIKRTAPERAPELPRALASRAERVLETAAAHGYRRLVLGAWGCGVFRNDPAQVAGAFRSLLADGGRFAGSFEHVVFGVLDRTQGAVVRSAFERAFGAGQRQP, encoded by the coding sequence ATGAGCGCCCGGCTGCGCGGGATCGCCCGGCGGACGGAGGAGATCGTCGCGGCGGGTTCGTACCGCGCGCCCGACGGACGCGAGGTGCCGGTCGCCGCGGCGGTGGCCGCCGCGCGGGAAGGCACGCGGATGTACGGTCCGGAGCCCCTCGCGGGCTCCGGGGGCCTGTCGCGGCCCGCTCCCGCGGACACGTCCTTCGAGGTCACGGGCGAGAGCAGCCTGGAAGCGGCGCGCCGACTGACCGGCCCGGTCGCGGTCCTGAACTTCGCGTCGGCGCGCAACCCCGGCGGGGGATACCTGAACGGCGCGCAGGCCCAGGAGGAGGCCCTGTGCCGCGCCTCGGCGCTCTACACGTGCGTCCTCGGCGTCCGCGAGTTCTACGACCACCACCGGACGCACCGCGACCCCTTCTACACCGATCGGGTGATCCACTCACCGGCCGTCCCGGTCTTCCGCGACGACCGGGGCGCGTTCCTCGACGAGCCGTACACCGCCGGGTTCCTCACGGCCGCCGCGCCCAACGCCGGAGTGATCAAGCGCACAGCGCCGGAGCGCGCGCCCGAGCTGCCGCGCGCCCTGGCCTCCCGCGCCGAGCGGGTGCTGGAGACCGCCGCCGCGCACGGCTACCGCCGGCTGGTGCTCGGCGCCTGGGGCTGCGGGGTCTTCCGGAACGACCCCGCGCAGGTGGCGGGCGCGTTCCGCTCGCTGCTCGCCGACGGCGGCCGGTTCGCCGGCTCGTTCGAGCACGTCGTGTTCGGCGTCCTCGACCGTACGCAGGGAGCGGTGGTGCGGAGCGCCTTCGAGCGGGCGTTCGGGGCCGGTCAGCGCCAGCCGTAG
- a CDS encoding flotillin family protein codes for MPMIVGVVAGAAVLALIFVVVVFKLMWRVAEPNEALIISGSNHRTEGIEEGMGFRIVTGRGTLVMPGVQAVRKLSLDLNETELSVDCVTHQGIPLKVRGVVIFKVGDDFVSIANAGRRFLDQQKLMSERVHNVFAGHLRSIVGGLTVEDMIRDRDKLTGQTRAACGTEMEKLGLIVDSLQIHEIEDPTGYIKNLAMPHAAAVQRDARIAQAEANRLATEAEQQAAGRMAEATRDSEILQAGYQAERDHAAAKSRQAGPLADAGARQEVVVQETRVAELEAHRREQQLQADVRKPADAKAYEKRTLAEAERDVRISAAQAKAKETELAAAAEATRVKTAAGAEAEATKARGAAAAQATRATGEAEAAAAQAKGLAAAESTRAKGLAEAEAIAARAAALAENQEAVVAQQLAENWPEIVRAGAGAFGNVEHMVLLNGAEGMSDMFTKALTMGGTGLGLARQLLASMNQSGQGGKEGTSPVNGFPAGGAAPQRVTVEGDS; via the coding sequence ATGCCGATGATCGTCGGCGTCGTGGCGGGGGCAGCTGTCCTCGCGCTCATTTTCGTCGTTGTGGTCTTCAAGCTGATGTGGCGGGTCGCGGAGCCCAACGAAGCACTGATCATCTCCGGTTCGAACCACCGCACCGAAGGCATCGAGGAGGGCATGGGCTTCCGGATCGTCACCGGGCGCGGCACGCTCGTGATGCCGGGTGTCCAGGCGGTGCGCAAACTCTCGCTCGACCTCAACGAGACCGAGCTGTCCGTGGACTGCGTGACCCACCAGGGCATTCCGCTCAAGGTACGGGGCGTGGTCATCTTCAAGGTGGGCGACGACTTCGTGTCGATCGCCAACGCGGGCCGCCGCTTCCTCGACCAGCAGAAGCTGATGTCGGAGCGGGTGCACAACGTGTTCGCCGGTCATCTGCGGTCCATCGTCGGCGGGTTGACCGTCGAGGACATGATCCGCGACCGGGACAAGCTCACCGGCCAGACGCGGGCCGCGTGCGGCACGGAGATGGAGAAGCTGGGACTGATCGTCGACTCCCTGCAGATCCACGAGATCGAGGACCCGACGGGCTACATCAAGAACCTGGCCATGCCGCACGCGGCGGCCGTCCAGCGGGACGCCCGGATCGCGCAGGCCGAGGCCAACCGGCTGGCCACCGAGGCCGAGCAGCAGGCCGCCGGGCGGATGGCGGAGGCGACCCGGGACAGCGAGATCCTGCAGGCCGGGTACCAGGCGGAGCGCGACCACGCCGCGGCGAAGTCGCGGCAGGCGGGGCCGCTCGCCGACGCGGGGGCCCGCCAGGAGGTCGTGGTCCAGGAGACGCGCGTCGCCGAGCTGGAGGCACACCGGCGCGAGCAGCAGCTCCAGGCGGACGTGCGCAAGCCGGCGGACGCGAAGGCGTACGAGAAGCGGACGCTGGCCGAGGCCGAACGCGATGTGCGGATCTCGGCCGCGCAGGCCAAGGCGAAGGAGACGGAGCTGGCGGCCGCCGCCGAGGCGACCCGGGTCAAGACGGCCGCCGGGGCCGAGGCGGAGGCCACGAAGGCGCGTGGTGCCGCCGCCGCGCAGGCCACCCGGGCCACGGGTGAGGCGGAGGCCGCCGCCGCGCAGGCCAAGGGGCTCGCGGCCGCGGAGTCCACGCGGGCGAAGGGGCTCGCCGAGGCGGAGGCCATCGCGGCGCGGGCGGCGGCCCTGGCCGAGAACCAGGAGGCCGTCGTCGCGCAGCAGCTCGCGGAGAACTGGCCGGAGATCGTCAGGGCCGGGGCGGGGGCGTTCGGGAACGTCGAGCACATGGTGCTGCTGAACGGGGCCGAGGGCATGTCGGACATGTTCACCAAGGCACTCACCATGGGCGGCACCGGGCTCGGGCTGGCGCGGCAGTTGCTCGCGTCCATGAACCAGAGCGGGCAGGGCGGCAAGGAGGGGACCTCCCCCGTCAACGGGTTCCCCGCGGGAGGCGCCGCTCCGCAGCGGGTGACCGTGGAGGGGGATTCGTAG
- a CDS encoding TetR/AcrR family transcriptional regulator, translating into MSASLPSFPKSQEPTDEPVLLELSTGADEPCLRADAARNRARLLEAATRLVAEHGAAGVTMEAVAAAASVGKGTVFRRFGDRTGLLMALLDHSAQQLQAALLSGPPPLGPGAPPVERLGAFGRAVLRQAVDHLELQLAAEPEPTRRHSFPPQRFLTGHVTLLLRQAVPDADAPLLAQALMGYLDPALVHYLTKDCGMPLERLESGWNDLVERLTRTELPR; encoded by the coding sequence ATGTCCGCCTCCCTGCCGTCCTTCCCGAAGTCCCAGGAGCCGACCGACGAGCCCGTCCTCCTGGAGCTCTCCACCGGGGCGGACGAGCCGTGCCTGCGCGCCGACGCCGCCCGCAACCGCGCCCGCCTGCTGGAGGCGGCCACACGCCTGGTCGCGGAGCACGGCGCGGCCGGCGTCACCATGGAGGCGGTGGCCGCCGCGGCCTCGGTCGGCAAGGGAACCGTCTTCCGTCGCTTCGGTGACCGCACCGGCCTGCTCATGGCCCTGCTGGACCACTCCGCCCAGCAGCTCCAGGCCGCCCTCCTGAGCGGTCCGCCACCGCTGGGCCCCGGCGCGCCACCGGTCGAGCGGCTCGGCGCGTTCGGCCGCGCCGTCCTGCGCCAGGCGGTCGACCACCTGGAACTGCAGCTGGCCGCCGAGCCGGAGCCGACCCGCCGCCACTCCTTCCCGCCCCAGCGCTTCCTCACCGGCCATGTCACCCTGCTGCTGCGCCAGGCGGTGCCCGACGCCGACGCGCCGCTGCTCGCCCAGGCGCTGATGGGCTACCTCGACCCCGCCCTGGTCCACTACCTGACCAAGGACTGCGGAATGCCGCTGGAGCGCCTGGAGTCGGGCTGGAACGACCTGGTCGAACGCCTCACCCGGACAGAACTGCCGCGGTAG
- a CDS encoding NADPH-dependent FMN reductase: MSVRILALVGSLRAGSHNRQLAEAAVKLAPEGTEVDLFEGLAEIPFYNEDIDVEGDVPAAAARLREAVASADALLLFSPEYNGTIPAVLKNAIDWLSRPFGASAFSGKPLAVVGTAYGQYGGVWAQDEARKAAGIAGATVIEDIKLSIPESVVRFAETHPGDDTEIADKLTEVITQLQGRATAPAAA, translated from the coding sequence ATGTCTGTTCGCATCCTCGCGCTCGTCGGCAGCCTCCGTGCCGGCTCGCACAACCGCCAGCTCGCCGAAGCCGCTGTCAAGCTCGCGCCCGAGGGCACCGAGGTCGACCTGTTCGAGGGCCTGGCCGAGATCCCCTTCTACAACGAGGACATCGACGTCGAGGGCGACGTCCCGGCCGCCGCCGCCCGGCTGCGCGAGGCCGTGGCCTCGGCCGACGCCCTGCTGCTCTTCTCCCCCGAGTACAACGGCACCATCCCGGCCGTCCTGAAGAACGCCATCGACTGGCTGTCCCGCCCGTTCGGCGCGAGCGCCTTCAGCGGCAAGCCCCTCGCCGTGGTCGGCACCGCCTACGGCCAGTACGGCGGCGTCTGGGCGCAGGACGAGGCCCGCAAGGCCGCGGGTATCGCCGGCGCCACGGTCATCGAGGACATCAAGCTCTCCATCCCCGAGTCGGTCGTCCGCTTCGCCGAGACGCACCCCGGTGACGACACCGAGATCGCCGACAAGCTCACCGAGGTCATCACCCAGCTGCAGGGCCGGGCGACGGCGCCCGCCGCCGCCTGA
- a CDS encoding LacI family DNA-binding transcriptional regulator, whose translation MPYVMVQIPRTSAPPSPAPHSVPTSADVARLAGVSRATVSYVLNNTSAVRISEPTRRRVHEAAEELGYVPHAAARSLRAGHSRMVLMPAPDVPVGPLYSSFFNELQWALSRLEYTVVQYGGLGLQGDEAARAWAELRPVAVLVPGGGLGPRGVSVLKRSGARAVVTFGPERVEGAHALLMDHHGVGRSVGTHLLARGYRRVGVVVPEDPGLEIFSRPRLEGVRQALAGTDATVTELPLAYDEKAAADLAGRWRSLGLDAVFAYNDEFAMLLMRALQDEGVGIPDETAVVGADDLMLGRLLRPRLSTVHIRLPSGRELAELVDRAVREPAAEPETHEVLGAEVVHRESS comes from the coding sequence ATGCCGTACGTCATGGTGCAGATACCCAGAACATCCGCCCCTCCGTCGCCCGCGCCGCACTCCGTGCCGACGAGTGCCGATGTGGCCCGCCTGGCAGGTGTGTCGCGCGCGACCGTCTCCTACGTCCTCAACAACACCAGCGCCGTACGGATCAGCGAACCCACCCGCCGCCGCGTCCACGAGGCGGCCGAGGAGCTCGGGTACGTGCCGCACGCGGCGGCCCGCAGTCTGCGCGCCGGGCACAGCCGCATGGTCCTGATGCCCGCCCCGGACGTGCCCGTCGGCCCGCTCTACAGCAGCTTCTTCAACGAACTCCAGTGGGCGCTCAGCCGGCTCGAGTACACCGTCGTGCAGTACGGCGGCCTCGGCCTCCAGGGCGACGAGGCGGCCCGTGCCTGGGCCGAACTGCGACCGGTCGCCGTACTGGTGCCCGGCGGCGGGCTCGGCCCGCGGGGCGTGTCCGTGCTCAAGCGCTCCGGCGCGCGGGCCGTCGTCACCTTCGGCCCCGAACGCGTCGAGGGCGCCCACGCGCTGCTCATGGACCACCACGGGGTCGGCCGGAGCGTCGGTACGCACCTGCTGGCCCGGGGGTACCGCCGTGTCGGCGTCGTGGTGCCCGAGGACCCGGGGCTCGAGATCTTCTCCAGGCCCCGCCTCGAAGGCGTACGGCAGGCGCTGGCCGGCACGGACGCGACGGTGACCGAACTGCCGCTCGCCTACGACGAGAAGGCCGCGGCCGACCTCGCGGGACGCTGGCGCTCCCTCGGTCTGGACGCCGTGTTCGCGTACAACGACGAGTTCGCGATGCTGCTGATGCGGGCCCTGCAGGACGAGGGTGTCGGGATACCGGACGAGACGGCCGTGGTGGGCGCCGACGACCTGATGCTGGGCCGGCTGCTGCGCCCGCGGCTGAGCACGGTCCACATCCGGCTGCCGTCGGGACGGGAACTGGCCGAACTGGTCGACCGCGCGGTGCGGGAGCCCGCGGCGGAGCCGGAGACGCACGAGGTGCTGGGGGCGGAGGTCGTCCACCGGGAGTCGAGCTGA
- a CDS encoding NAD(P)/FAD-dependent oxidoreductase yields the protein MTETKTNEYDVVVLGAGPVGENVADRARAAGLSAAIVESELVGGECSYWACMPSKALLRPVIARADARKVPGLRQAVQGPLDAAAVLAHRDYYTSNWKDDGQVRWLEGVGVDLYRGHGRLDGPRRVTVESPDGERHVLTARHAVAVSTGSRAVLPGLPGIADVKPWTSREATSAQAVPGRLVVVGGGVVGVEMATAWQALGSQVTVLVRGEGLLPRMEPFAGELVAEALTEAGADVRTGVSVESLAREGATVVVTTSTGDRIEADEILFATGRAPRTDDVGLETVGLTPGSWLEVDDSCRVTGTDWLYGVGDVNHRALLTHQGKYQARIAGAAIAARAAGVPLLETDPWGAHSATADHAAVPQVVFTDPEAASAGLSLAEAEQAGHRVRAVDVDLATVAGAGLYADGYRGRARMVVDLDTETLRGVTFVGPGVGELIHSATIAVAGEVPVNRLWHAVPSYPTVSEVWLRLLEAYRDGK from the coding sequence ATGACGGAAACGAAAACCAATGAGTACGACGTCGTGGTGCTGGGGGCCGGACCGGTGGGGGAGAACGTCGCCGACCGCGCCCGCGCGGCCGGCCTCTCCGCCGCGATCGTGGAGAGCGAACTGGTCGGCGGCGAGTGCTCGTACTGGGCCTGCATGCCCAGCAAGGCCCTGCTGCGCCCGGTGATCGCCCGCGCGGACGCCCGCAAGGTGCCCGGCCTGCGCCAGGCCGTGCAGGGCCCCCTCGACGCGGCCGCGGTGCTCGCCCACCGCGACTACTACACCTCGAACTGGAAGGACGACGGCCAGGTCCGGTGGCTGGAGGGCGTCGGCGTCGACCTCTACCGGGGGCACGGCAGGCTCGACGGGCCCCGCCGGGTCACGGTCGAGAGCCCCGACGGGGAGCGGCACGTCCTGACGGCCCGGCACGCGGTGGCCGTCAGCACCGGGTCGCGCGCCGTACTGCCCGGCCTGCCGGGCATCGCCGACGTGAAGCCCTGGACCAGCCGCGAGGCGACCAGCGCACAGGCCGTCCCGGGCCGCCTCGTGGTCGTCGGCGGCGGGGTCGTCGGCGTGGAGATGGCCACCGCCTGGCAGGCCCTCGGCTCGCAGGTCACGGTTCTCGTCCGCGGCGAGGGCCTGCTGCCCCGCATGGAGCCCTTCGCCGGCGAACTGGTCGCCGAGGCGCTCACCGAGGCGGGCGCCGACGTGCGTACCGGTGTCTCGGTCGAGTCGCTGGCCCGGGAAGGCGCGACGGTCGTGGTCACCACCTCCACCGGAGACCGCATCGAGGCCGACGAGATCCTCTTCGCCACCGGACGCGCCCCGCGCACCGACGACGTGGGCCTCGAGACGGTCGGCCTCACCCCCGGTTCCTGGCTGGAGGTCGACGACAGCTGCCGGGTCACGGGCACCGACTGGCTGTACGGGGTCGGCGACGTCAACCACCGGGCCCTGCTCACCCACCAGGGCAAGTACCAGGCCCGGATCGCGGGCGCCGCCATCGCCGCCCGGGCGGCCGGTGTCCCGCTGCTGGAGACCGACCCGTGGGGAGCGCACTCCGCCACCGCCGACCACGCCGCCGTGCCGCAGGTCGTCTTCACCGACCCGGAGGCCGCCTCCGCGGGTCTCTCCCTCGCCGAGGCCGAGCAGGCGGGCCACCGGGTCAGGGCGGTCGACGTGGACCTCGCCACGGTCGCCGGCGCCGGCCTCTACGCCGACGGCTACCGCGGCCGGGCCCGGATGGTCGTCGACCTGGACACCGAGACCCTGCGCGGCGTCACGTTCGTCGGCCCCGGAGTCGGCGAGCTGATCCACTCCGCCACGATCGCGGTCGCCGGCGAGGTCCCGGTGAACCGGCTGTGGCACGCGGTCCCGTCCTACCCGACGGTCAGCGAGGTGTGGCTGAGGCTGCTGGAGGCGTACCGCGACGGCAAGTGA
- a CDS encoding peptide deformylase: MAPSSDSPPLRDRVEELLSRTGPLPIVAAGDPVLRRPAEPFDGQLDAALLARFVAALRDTMRAAPGVGLAAPQVGVPLRLAVIEDPAPVPDEIREVRGRVPLPFRVLIDPVYEPVGPQRAAFFEGCLSVPGWQAVVARPAEVRLRARDEHGNPVDEVFTGWPARIVQHETDHLDGTLYLDRAELRSLSSNEAMAERWAQPTPARAAEGLGFSL, encoded by the coding sequence ATGGCACCCTCCAGTGATTCCCCGCCCCTGCGCGACCGGGTGGAGGAACTCCTCTCCCGTACCGGCCCGTTGCCGATCGTCGCCGCCGGCGACCCGGTGCTGCGGCGGCCGGCCGAACCGTTCGACGGCCAGCTGGACGCGGCGCTGCTGGCCCGCTTCGTGGCGGCCCTGCGCGACACGATGCGCGCGGCGCCGGGCGTCGGCCTGGCCGCACCCCAGGTCGGCGTCCCGCTGCGGCTCGCGGTGATCGAGGATCCGGCGCCGGTCCCGGACGAGATCCGTGAGGTGCGCGGCCGGGTGCCGCTGCCCTTCCGGGTCCTGATCGATCCGGTGTACGAGCCCGTGGGCCCGCAGCGTGCCGCTTTCTTCGAGGGCTGCCTGAGCGTGCCGGGCTGGCAGGCGGTGGTGGCACGGCCCGCCGAGGTACGGCTGCGGGCGCGGGACGAGCACGGGAACCCGGTGGACGAGGTGTTCACGGGCTGGCCGGCGCGGATCGTCCAGCACGAGACGGACCACCTCGACGGCACGCTCTACCTGGACCGCGCGGAACTGCGCTCGCTGTCGTCCAACGAGGCGATGGCCGAGCGGTGGGCCCAGCCCACTCCGGCGCGGGCGGCGGAGGGACTGGGCTTCAGCCTCTAG
- a CDS encoding type II toxin-antitoxin system PemK/MazF family toxin, translating to MTASAEQDVPGRFGSSATTEADPRRVGAVRTEYSPAHDGDPDPGEIVWTWVPYEENDGRGKDRPLLVVAREDTGTFLAVQLSSKPHAGDRAWVPIGSGPWDRSGRDSWVGVDRVLRLHERGMRREACALDRMRFNLVVHRLRERYGWR from the coding sequence GTGACCGCTTCTGCCGAGCAAGACGTTCCCGGACGCTTCGGGTCCTCCGCCACCACCGAGGCCGATCCCCGGCGGGTCGGTGCCGTGCGGACCGAGTACTCGCCCGCGCACGACGGGGATCCCGACCCCGGCGAGATCGTCTGGACCTGGGTGCCCTACGAGGAGAACGACGGCCGCGGCAAGGACCGGCCGCTGCTCGTGGTCGCCCGGGAGGACACCGGTACGTTCCTCGCCGTGCAGCTGTCCAGCAAGCCGCACGCGGGCGACCGCGCGTGGGTGCCGATCGGCAGCGGGCCGTGGGACCGGTCGGGGCGCGACTCGTGGGTCGGCGTCGACCGGGTGCTGCGGCTGCACGAGCGGGGGATGCGCCGCGAGGCGTGCGCGCTGGACCGGATGCGGTTCAACCTGGTGGTGCACCGGCTCCGGGAGCGCTACGGCTGGCGCTGA